The following is a genomic window from Alkaliphilus sp. B6464.
AAAAACTACAGTAGGAGAAAAGCATATTACAGTATGCATAGAAAACAAGGGAGAACCTATTAGCCGTGAAGATTTAGATCGTATATTTGATAGGTTTTTCAAGGTTGAAAAATCAAGAACATCTAATTCAGCAGGGTCTGGATTGGGATTAGCTATCTCTAAAAACTTAATAACACTTCATGGGGGAAGAATTTGGGCAGATTGTAAAGAGGACACAATACAATTTTTTGTTGAGTTAAATAAATTTTCTTAAAATCACAAATAATACTATTGACATTATAAATGTAATAATATACAATGTAATGAATAAATTTAATATAAACCTTTTAAAGACAATGAGGAAAAGAGTAAGCATGAGGAAGTAGTTTTAGCGAGTTGGTGACAGTGGAAGACCAATACGAAGCCTATGTTGAAGAACATTTCTGAGTTCCTAACCGAAATCTTGATGATAGTAGGCTTAGGCGGAGCCAAACCGTTATAGATTGGAAAGTATCGAAATCGTAGTTTGATAGCACTAGACGACTTTTGAACACTTGAAATTTTTTACCGAAGGCTAAAATTTTAGGTGAGACAGGAATCGAGGCTATAGAAACAGACGACTTTTTCCGTACTGATTTAAGAGAGCCGTTTGGCTAATTAAGGTGGTACCACGGAAGTTAAGTCTTTCGTCCTTATTTTTATAGGGATGAAGGGCTTTTTTTATTTTCTAAAAATATATTTTTAAAATTGCATCGGCCGTGCAAAAAACTAAAACTGGAGGTAAAACCATGAAAAATATAAAAGAAAGATTAATAATACCAGTAGGATATAAAACTAGTTTAAATATTAAAGAAACAGAAATAGCTATTAAAAAACTGAAGGATTTTTTCGAAACAGAACTATCTAAAGTTTTAAGATTAACTAGGGTTTCTGCGCCGCTATTTCTTTGCCCACAAACAGGAATGAACGATAACTTAAGTGGTGTGGAAAGGCCAGTATCCTTCGACATTAAAGATATGGAAGGACAGTATGTAGAGATAGTGCATTCTTTAGCCAAGTGGAAACGCATGGCACTACATCGGTATAAATTTGAGACTGGAGAAGGTTTATATACGGATATGGATGCTATTAGGAGGGATGAAGAATTAGATAATATTCATTCTATTTATGTGGATCAATGGGACTGGGAAAAGATTATTGACAAAGAACATAGAAACGAAACTACACTGAAAGAAATAGTTGAAGATATTTATGGTGTTTTTAAAAGCACTGAAGACTATGTACACAATCTATATCCTGAGTTAGATCATGTATTACCAGAAAAGATTACCTTCATTACATCTCAAGAATTAGAAGATATATATCCTAATTTATCATCTAAAGATAGAGAGAATGCAATAGCTAAAGAAAAAGGCGCAGTGTTTATTATGAAAATAGGAGGAAAGCTAAGATCAGGTGAAAGGCATGACGGTAGGGCGCCAGACTATGATGACTGGGAGTTAAACGGAGATATTATATTTTGGTATCCTACGCTAGATATGGCTTTAGAACTTTCATCAATGGGTATAAGGGTAGATGAGGAAAGTTTAGAAAAACAATTAAAGATAGCAGGTTGTGAGGAAAGAAGTAGCTTTGATTTTCATAGATTAGTTTTAGATAAAAAACTTCCGTATACAGTCGGTGGTGGAATAGGTCAATCTAGAATATGTATGTTTTTCTTAAAAAAAGCTCATATCGGAGAAGTGCAAGCAACTATATGGCCTAAGGAAATGATCGATACTTGTGAAGAATATAATATAGGGCTGCTTTAGTCTAAATACAGCAACAAAACTTTGCAGAGTATTATGAATATGGTATAATGTGAAAATAACAATAATTAGATATACGAAATAAATAGTATATCTTAATAGTAGAGGGAGAGTTATGCCTATGATAAAACTTTTTGCGAAGTATTACCGAAATCATTTACCATTGTTTTATTTAGATTTTGCATGTGCATTTTTAATGGCAGGATTAGACCTGGTTTTTCCTAATGTTGTTAGAAAAATGATAGATGATATTATACCTGCAAGGAATCTTTCCTTAATTATATGGGCAGGAGTAGGGTTGCTAATTTTATATGTTGTTAGGGCAGTTTTACAGTATATAGTTGATTATTGGGGACATGTTATGGGTACAAGGATTGAATATGATATGAGAAAAGATTTATTTAATCATATACACAAACTATCCTTTAGTTATTTTGATAATACAAAAACAGGTCATATTATGTCTCGTATAGTAAATGACTTAAATGAAATTTCAGAGTTAGCCCATCATGGACCAGAAGACCTCTTTATTGCCACAGTTACATTGTTAGGTTCATTTATTATTCTACTAAACCTTCATTGGCCTTTAGCTCTAATTACTTTTTCTGTAGTACCTATGATGTTAGGATTTGCTATTTTTAAAAATAAAAGAATGCAGTTCGCTTTTAGAGAAATGCGTTTAAAAATTGCAAATGTTAATGCTCAGGTAGAAGATAGTGTTTCGGGAGCAAGAGTAGTTAAATCTTTTACTAATGAGTGGTACGAAGAGCAAAAATTTGAGAAGGGGAACATGAACTTTAGAAAATCTAGAGAAAGTGCATTTAAAGTAATGGCTGGCTTCTTCTCTGGTGTAACCTTTTTTTCCAATTTGATTAATTTAGTTGTAATAGTGTTCGGCGGTATATTTGTATATTATGAACAAATGACACCTGGAACTTTAGTGGGATTTTTACTATATGTTTCTATGTTTTTACAACCAATTCGAAGACTTACAACATTAATAGAAAACTATCAGAATGGTATGTCTGGGTTTGCTCGATTTGTAGAAACTTTAAACTTAGAGCCTGATATTAAAGATGATCCAAAAGCTGTGGATATTGATAGAGTAAATGGAGAAATTATATTTGATAATGTCACCTTTAGTTATAATAATAAAGAAAATGTATTAGATAGTATAAGCCTATCAATTAAACCAGGAGAAACCATTGCTTTTGTAGGTCCATCTGGAGGTGGGAAAACCACACTATGTAGTCTAATACCAAGGTTCTATGAAGTGGATAAGGGTAGTGTTAAGGTTGATGGTATAGATATTAAAACAATTACACAGAGGTCACTAAGAGAAAATATAGGTATTGTTCAGCAAGATGTATTTCTATTTTCCGGCACAGTAAGAGATAATATTGCCTATGGACAAATAGGTGCAACAGATGAACAGGTTATAGATGCGGCTAAGAAAGCTAATGCTCATGAATTTATTATGGCACTTGAAAATGGTTACGACACTTATATTGGCGAAAGAGGAGTTAAGCTATCGGGAGGACAAAAACAGAGGCTTTCTATTGCTAGAATATTTTTGAAGAACCCTCCAATTCTAATATTAGATGAAGCTACATCTGCTTTAGATAATGAAACAGAAAAGGTTATTCAAGAATCTTTATTCGACCTAGCAGAAAATAGAACAACCTTAGTAATTGCTCACCGCTTAGCTACTATTAGAAATGCAGATAGAATTGTAGTTTTAACTGATGAAGGTATTGCAGAAGAAGGAACACATAAGAATTTATTGGAAAAAGACGCAATTTACGCAAACCTATATAAGACACAGTTTGATGGATTTATGTAATTACCCCCCTATTGGGGGTTTTGTTTTTTAACAATATGAAATTAGAACTATAGCCCTATTGTATGTGAAATAAATATATAAAATATTTTGAAGTAAAATAGAGGAGTATATCAAAATATGTCGAATAGATGTCTTGTATGCATTTATATATTACATAGGGAGAAGATGGATATATATGTGGATTGAAAAAAAGCTAATAGATGGTTTGAAAAATGAATTAAAGTTATCTGAAGATAAGCTAGAGATAGTAACATTTGGCTATAGATTACTTATATATAGTATTTTAGGCTATTCTTTTATAGTTTTAGTAGCCCTATTATTTGGAACATTAGGTGCCACATTAACTGCGGCTATAACAGCTTCTGTATTTAGAATTTTTTCAGGTGGTGCTCATGCCAGCACCCAAAAAAGATGCACAATTATAGGGGCTATAATTTTTAATTTAATTGGACTTATAGCTACTATTTGTTATAATAGCATATCTTTGTACTTAATAAATTTGCTCTCTTGGATTACTGCCATAGTTGCTTTAATTACTTTTATTTTATATGCTCCAGCTGACACTCCAGGTAAGCCAATTACTACTAAAGTCCAAAGGGATGAATTAAAAAAAATGTCTATTGCACTTTTAGTTATTTGGATTGTATTAAGTAAATTTGTTTTTAAAGGGGAAACAAATATATACAAACTATATTTTTTATCCAGCACATTAGGTTTAGCATGGCAGAGTGTAAGCTTATGGCCCTCTACTTATCGATGGAACATATTCAAGTGAAAGTATTAAGGAGGAATAAAAATGAAGAGAAAATTAATGGGATTAATAGTAACACTTTTAAGTTTTTTTGCTTTAGCTAATGTAGCTTCTGCAAGTACTGTTTTGAGCTATCAGCCAGAACTTCCAAAGTCTTTAAAAAAATAAGTACAAAATAAGTAAAAATAAGGCCTAGCAAATAATCATTACATCGAGGAGGAAGCCATATGCGATACTTAACACATTTTGTACATGCATTTTTAATGTTTGTTGCCCCTTTAAAATTTTTAAATTATAAGCCGACTATTAAACAAAGATCCTTATTTACATTAATTTATGGCTTAGCGATAATTTTTTCAAGGAGAATATATGATTTTCTTCCATTGACCTTTGGAGCGCATACTATATTACTGGTTCCTATAAGCATAGTATTATTTAAAAAGATATTAAAGGATTTTAGTTGGTCAAAATCCATATATACAGCTTTAATTCTTTTTATAGCTTTATTAATAAATGATGCACTTATATTGTTGCCTAGCATGAAATTATTTGATTTAACTGTTCTAAAAATAGAAACTAATAGTTTTTTAGCATTTTTAATAACAATGCTATTATCAAACTTTACTTTGATTTTAGTATATATTGTTGGATATTTAAAAAATAAAAAAGACAAACAAATTTCTTTAAATAGCTAAAAAACAACTTCAGCCCTTAACAGAGGTTGAAGTTGTTTTTATAACACATATGAAATTATGTACTTTTTAAAATTGGCAATAAGTCATAATTTCCGTAATAAGTTTAAATAAAATCTACATTGAGAATCTTTGAGAAAGATTTTGTTCTATTTTATTTAAGTAAATGGCATAATAAAATTCAATACTCAAGACCTATTGTGTATAAAAAGTAAGCGGAATATTTTTAGGGAAAATAAAGGGATATATCAAGATGCGTCGAATGTACTGTTGTTAGCTAGTATCAGTTTTGGATTATAATAAGTTAAAAAAAAGACAAGTATACACTTTCTAGAATAGTAGGTGAATAAATATTGAAGACTAAAATATTTAGGTTAAGTTTAAATGATAAAAAAGATAATGTTAAAATGTTATTTTTGGCCCAGATTTTTGTTATAATTGCAACCATGGTTTATTTTAGTTTAGCTAAATGGAACATGATAGAGGATCAGTACCATCCTATTGCTGGAGACAGGGTATTAATGTCCTTGCTTATATTATGTGGAGTTGTTGGAATTGGATCAATGTACTTATTTAATGAAGTAGTAAAGTTAATTGAGAAGGAAAAGGATTATGAATTACAGAGAATTAAAATTGTACAAATGCAGGAATTTAACGATTTGTTAAGGGCTCAAAAACATGATTTTTCCAACAATCTTCAAGTAATATGGGGAATGCTAAGTCTTGGAAAAGCTGAGAAAGCGAAGGCCTATTTAGAAAATTATACAAATATGTTAAAAATAGATGAAGAGGAACTAGAAGAAATTAATCAAATAAATAATACTTATCTATATACCTTGTTTTTAAACAAGTGCTATATGTGTAAAGATATGGAGATAGATATTCACTATAGTATAGATCCAAATATTTGTCTAGATAGATTTAATCCAATTGACCTTATTAGAATATTTGGCAACTTAATTGATAACGCTATTTATGCTGTAAAGGAGTTAGAAAAACAATATAGAGAGATTTTAGTAGATATATATTGTGATGACAATAATTACTTTTTTAGTGTTTGTAATAAAGGCTCTGTAATACCTAATGATATAAAGAATAAAATATTTAAACAAGGATTCACTACTAAAGGAAACAATGGGAGTGGTATGGGGTTATATAATGTTAATCAATTAATAAATAAGTATAGAGGAAAGGTTTGGGTTGAAAGTAACGAGCATAGTGGAACCCAATTTGTTGTAAATATACCTAAATAAGATGGGAAATAATGTATACACTGTAGGCGTCATATTAGACTATATTTTCTCAAAATTCATTAAAATATAAACTTTTCTAAAAAAGTATCATTATTAATTAGCTAAATTACAATGTTTGACATAGTATTAAACAAAATTTTTAACAATTCTAAAAAGTTGCTCTATAAATTTGCAATTTTTTTTTATATAATAGTATTGTATACAAGACACAAAATTTTGTCTTTTATAGATAATAATTTTAAATATATATTAAGGGGGAATAAAAATGGCAAGAAAAATGAAAACCATGGATGGTAATGCTGCAGCTGCCCATGTTGCTTATGCTTTTACAGATGTAGCCGCTATCTATCCTATTACACCATCTTCAAACATGGCAGAAAACGTTGATGAATGGAGTGCTAATGGACAAAAAAACATTTTTGGACAAACAGTTCAAGTAACCGAGATGCAATCTGAGGCAGGAGCCGCAGGAGCAGTTCACGGTTCATTATCAGCAGGTGCTTTAACTACAACATTTACAGCATCTCAAGGTTTATTATTAATGATTCCTAATATGTATAAAATTGCAGGAGAATTATTACCAGGAGTATTCCATGTAAGTGCTCGTGCTATTGCTGGACATGCACTTTCAATATTTGGTGATCACTCTGACGTAATGGCTGCAAGACAAACGGGATGTGCTATGCTTGCTTCTGGTAGTGTTCAAGAAGTTATGGACTTAGCAGGAGTAGCTCATTTAACTGCTATTAAAGGAAGAGTACCATTTATTAATTTCTTTGATGGTTTCAGAACTTCTCACGAAATGCAAAAAATTGAAGTATTAGAATATGATGAGCTTGCAAATCTTGTAGATTGGGAAGCTGTTAAGGCTTTCAGAAATAGAGGACTAAATCCAGAGCATCCATATTTAAAAGGAACAGCTCAAAACCCAGATATTTTCTTCCAAGCTAAGGAAGCTGCTAATACATATTACGCTGCTATTCCTGACCTTGTAAATGATTACATGAAGGAAATAACTAAATTAACAGGTAGACACTATGCTCCATTTACTTACTATGGTGCAGAAGATGCAGAAAATATTATTATTGCAATGGGTTCTGTAACAGAAACAACTGAAGAAGTAGTAGACCACCTAAATGCAAAGGGAGAAAAAGTAGGTCTTATAAAAGTACATCTTTATAGACCTTTCTCAGAAAAATATTTCTTTGATGTTCTTCCAAAAACAGTGAAGAGAATAGCTGTACTTGATAGAACTAAAGAGCCAGGTGCATTAGGCGAGCCATTATACCAAGATATTAGAACATTATTCTTCGATAAAGAAAATGCTCCTCTAATAATAGGCGGAAGATATGGTCTTGGATCTAAGGATACAATTCCAGCTCAAGTTAAAGCTGTATTTACTAACCTTAAATCAGAAAAACCTAAAAATGGATTCACTATTGGTATAGTAGATGATGTTACAAACACATCTCTACCTGTAGAAGAAGACGTTGTAACTGCTCCAGAAGGAACAATTAGATGTAAGTTCTGGGGATTAGGATCTGACGGAACAGTAGGTGCAAATAAGAGTGCTATCCAAATCATTGGAGATAATACAGACATGTACGCACAAGCATATTTTGCATATGACTCCAAAAAATCTGGTGGTGTTACAATTTCCCACTTGCGTTTTGGTAACCAGCCTATTAAATCTACCTATTTAATTGACCAAGCAGACTTTATTGCCTGCCATAACCAAGGATATGTATACCAATACGATCTAGTAAAAGGACTTAAAAAGGGTGGAATATTCCTACTTAACTGTATCTGGTCACCAGAAGAGTTAGAAGAAAGACTACCTGCATCAATTAAAAAATATATTGCAGATAACAACATTAATTTCTATACATTAAATGCAACTAAAATTGCATCTGAAATTGGACTAGGTGGAAGAATTAATATGATTATGCAATCTGCATTCTTTAAGTTATCACAGGTTATTCCAGTGGAAGATGCTATTAAGTACTTAAAGGAAGCTGTTGTAGATTCTTACGGATTAAAAGGTGAGAAAATAGTTAATATGAATAACGAGGCTATCGAGCGTGGTGTAGATGCATTAGTTAAGATTGATGTACCTGCTAGTTGGGGTAGTGTAGTTGAAGAAGCTGCTGCTACAGTTGCTCAAGATGAGCCAGATTTTATCAAGAACATCTTAAGACCAATGACAGCACAGCAAGGTGACGATCTTCCAGTAAGTGCTTTTGTTGATATGGCTGACGGAGTATTCCCAATGGGAACTACAAAATTTGAAAAGCGTGGTATTGCTGTTAATGTACCAGAGTGGTATAGCGATAAGTGTATCCAATGTAACCAATGTTCATTTGTATGTCCACATGCAGCTATTAGACCGTTTTTATTAGATGAAGAAGAGGCTAAAAATGCTCCGGAAGGATTCAACACAATAAAAGCAATGGGTAAAGAATTTGAAGGATTACAATATAAAATTCAAGTAAGTGCATTAGATTGTACAGGTTGTGGAAACTGTGTTGACATTTGTCCTGCAAAAGAAAAGGCTATAGCAATGATGCCTCTTGAGCCACAAGTAGAAGCGCAAAGAGAAAACTGGGAATATGCTATGACTGTAACAGATAAATCCCACTTAACAAATAAATTTACATTTAAAGGTAGCCAATTTGCTAAGCCTCTATTTGAGTTCTCAGGAGCTTGTGCAGGTTGTGGTGAAACTCCTTACATTAAGCTAGCTACCCAATTATTTGGAGATAGAATGATAATTGCCAATGCTACAGGTTGTTCTTCAATCTATGGTGGTAGTGCCCCATCTGTTCCGTACTGCACAAATGCAGAAGGACAAGGTCCTGCTTGGGCTAACTCATTATTTGAAGATAATGCTGAGTACGGATACGGTATGTTCTTAGCTGTTAAGCAAATGAGGAATAGATTAACAGACTTAATGACACAAGCATTAGAGCTTAATATTGCTGACGAATTAAAGGATGCTTTCAAAGCTTGGTTAGAAGGAAAAGATAATGCCGATGCATCTAAGAAGGCTACTTATGATATGCTATCATTACTTGATGCAGCTAAAGGTAATGCTGTAATCGATGAAATAATCGAGAAGAAAGACTTCTTAGTTAAAAAATCTCAATGGATCTTCGGTGGAGATGGTTGGGCTTATGACATCGGATTTGGTGGATTAGACCACGTAATAGCTTCTGGAGAAGATGTAAATATTCTTGTTGTAGATACAGAGGTTTATTCAAACACAGGAGGACAATCTTCAAAATCATCTCCAACAGCTGCTATTGCTAAGTTTGCATCTGCTGGTAAGAGAACTAAGAAGAAAGACCTTGGTATGATAGCAATGAGCTATGGATATGTTTATGTAGCGCAAGTATCTGTAGGAGCTGATAAAAATCAATTAATGAAGGCTATGAAAGAAGCAGAAGCATATAATGGACCATCTATTATCATTGCTTACTCACCATGTATTGCTCATGGTATTAAAGCAGGAATGGGCAAAACTCAAGAGCAAGGTAAGAAAGCTGTTGAGGCTGGATACTGGCATCTATACAGATTCAACCCAGAGTTAAAAGAGCAAGGACAAAATCCATTTACACTAGATTCTAAAGAGCCTACAGCATCATTTAAAGACTTCTTATTAAGTGAAGTACGTTACGATTCATTAGTTAAGACATTCCCAGAAGTAGCAGACATGCTATTCGAGAAGTCTCAAAAAGAAGCTAATGAAAGATATGAAACATACAAACGTTTAGCTGGAAAATAATATAAACGATAGAAGCGGGGCTTATGCCCCGTTTCTTTTTGCTAATAGTTAGCATATAATGGGTAATAATAATGAAATAATATACAGATCGAAATTGGTTATATGTTGTTTCTAGATTAGTATTTAGGGGGATTATGAATGAATGTACTTCAAGTTATTACTATACTGTATACAATAATAAATATAATTATTGGTGTAGATGTATTATTAGACAATCGTGATCCTTCTAGTACGATCGCATGGCTTATGGTTTTATTCATTTTACCAGGAGTAGGAATTTTTCTATACTTATATATTGGACGGAATCATCGTAAACAGAAAACCTTCATTAAAAAAAGAAGAGAAGATTATATTATTTTAGACCATCTATTAAATGAGCAATTAGTATCTACAAACTATGGAGAGCTATTTAAAAGAACTTTTAATGATACTAGAGGAAAGGTTATTCCGCTTCTATTAAATAATACCCGTTCTCCAATTACGGTAAATAATAAGGTGAAGGTACTACAGAATGGTGAGGTAACTTTTTCAGAAATGTTAGCCTCTATTAATAACGCAAAAGAGCATATTCACATGGAGTATTTTATTATAAAAGATAGCCATATAGGTA
Proteins encoded in this region:
- a CDS encoding cyclic lactone autoinducer peptide, whose product is MKRKLMGLIVTLLSFFALANVASASTVLSYQPELPKSLKK
- the asnA gene encoding aspartate--ammonia ligase, whose amino-acid sequence is MKNIKERLIIPVGYKTSLNIKETEIAIKKLKDFFETELSKVLRLTRVSAPLFLCPQTGMNDNLSGVERPVSFDIKDMEGQYVEIVHSLAKWKRMALHRYKFETGEGLYTDMDAIRRDEELDNIHSIYVDQWDWEKIIDKEHRNETTLKEIVEDIYGVFKSTEDYVHNLYPELDHVLPEKITFITSQELEDIYPNLSSKDRENAIAKEKGAVFIMKIGGKLRSGERHDGRAPDYDDWELNGDIIFWYPTLDMALELSSMGIRVDEESLEKQLKIAGCEERSSFDFHRLVLDKKLPYTVGGGIGQSRICMFFLKKAHIGEVQATIWPKEMIDTCEEYNIGLL
- a CDS encoding ABC transporter ATP-binding protein, with product MIKLFAKYYRNHLPLFYLDFACAFLMAGLDLVFPNVVRKMIDDIIPARNLSLIIWAGVGLLILYVVRAVLQYIVDYWGHVMGTRIEYDMRKDLFNHIHKLSFSYFDNTKTGHIMSRIVNDLNEISELAHHGPEDLFIATVTLLGSFIILLNLHWPLALITFSVVPMMLGFAIFKNKRMQFAFREMRLKIANVNAQVEDSVSGARVVKSFTNEWYEEQKFEKGNMNFRKSRESAFKVMAGFFSGVTFFSNLINLVVIVFGGIFVYYEQMTPGTLVGFLLYVSMFLQPIRRLTTLIENYQNGMSGFARFVETLNLEPDIKDDPKAVDIDRVNGEIIFDNVTFSYNNKENVLDSISLSIKPGETIAFVGPSGGGKTTLCSLIPRFYEVDKGSVKVDGIDIKTITQRSLRENIGIVQQDVFLFSGTVRDNIAYGQIGATDEQVIDAAKKANAHEFIMALENGYDTYIGERGVKLSGGQKQRLSIARIFLKNPPILILDEATSALDNETEKVIQESLFDLAENRTTLVIAHRLATIRNADRIVVLTDEGIAEEGTHKNLLEKDAIYANLYKTQFDGFM
- the nifJ gene encoding pyruvate:ferredoxin (flavodoxin) oxidoreductase, which encodes MARKMKTMDGNAAAAHVAYAFTDVAAIYPITPSSNMAENVDEWSANGQKNIFGQTVQVTEMQSEAGAAGAVHGSLSAGALTTTFTASQGLLLMIPNMYKIAGELLPGVFHVSARAIAGHALSIFGDHSDVMAARQTGCAMLASGSVQEVMDLAGVAHLTAIKGRVPFINFFDGFRTSHEMQKIEVLEYDELANLVDWEAVKAFRNRGLNPEHPYLKGTAQNPDIFFQAKEAANTYYAAIPDLVNDYMKEITKLTGRHYAPFTYYGAEDAENIIIAMGSVTETTEEVVDHLNAKGEKVGLIKVHLYRPFSEKYFFDVLPKTVKRIAVLDRTKEPGALGEPLYQDIRTLFFDKENAPLIIGGRYGLGSKDTIPAQVKAVFTNLKSEKPKNGFTIGIVDDVTNTSLPVEEDVVTAPEGTIRCKFWGLGSDGTVGANKSAIQIIGDNTDMYAQAYFAYDSKKSGGVTISHLRFGNQPIKSTYLIDQADFIACHNQGYVYQYDLVKGLKKGGIFLLNCIWSPEELEERLPASIKKYIADNNINFYTLNATKIASEIGLGGRINMIMQSAFFKLSQVIPVEDAIKYLKEAVVDSYGLKGEKIVNMNNEAIERGVDALVKIDVPASWGSVVEEAAATVAQDEPDFIKNILRPMTAQQGDDLPVSAFVDMADGVFPMGTTKFEKRGIAVNVPEWYSDKCIQCNQCSFVCPHAAIRPFLLDEEEAKNAPEGFNTIKAMGKEFEGLQYKIQVSALDCTGCGNCVDICPAKEKAIAMMPLEPQVEAQRENWEYAMTVTDKSHLTNKFTFKGSQFAKPLFEFSGACAGCGETPYIKLATQLFGDRMIIANATGCSSIYGGSAPSVPYCTNAEGQGPAWANSLFEDNAEYGYGMFLAVKQMRNRLTDLMTQALELNIADELKDAFKAWLEGKDNADASKKATYDMLSLLDAAKGNAVIDEIIEKKDFLVKKSQWIFGGDGWAYDIGFGGLDHVIASGEDVNILVVDTEVYSNTGGQSSKSSPTAAIAKFASAGKRTKKKDLGMIAMSYGYVYVAQVSVGADKNQLMKAMKEAEAYNGPSIIIAYSPCIAHGIKAGMGKTQEQGKKAVEAGYWHLYRFNPELKEQGQNPFTLDSKEPTASFKDFLLSEVRYDSLVKTFPEVADMLFEKSQKEANERYETYKRLAGK
- a CDS encoding sensor histidine kinase, which produces MKTKIFRLSLNDKKDNVKMLFLAQIFVIIATMVYFSLAKWNMIEDQYHPIAGDRVLMSLLILCGVVGIGSMYLFNEVVKLIEKEKDYELQRIKIVQMQEFNDLLRAQKHDFSNNLQVIWGMLSLGKAEKAKAYLENYTNMLKIDEEELEEINQINNTYLYTLFLNKCYMCKDMEIDIHYSIDPNICLDRFNPIDLIRIFGNLIDNAIYAVKELEKQYREILVDIYCDDNNYFFSVCNKGSVIPNDIKNKIFKQGFTTKGNNGSGMGLYNVNQLINKYRGKVWVESNEHSGTQFVVNIPK
- a CDS encoding accessory gene regulator ArgB-like protein, whose translation is MWIEKKLIDGLKNELKLSEDKLEIVTFGYRLLIYSILGYSFIVLVALLFGTLGATLTAAITASVFRIFSGGAHASTQKRCTIIGAIIFNLIGLIATICYNSISLYLINLLSWITAIVALITFILYAPADTPGKPITTKVQRDELKKMSIALLVIWIVLSKFVFKGETNIYKLYFLSSTLGLAWQSVSLWPSTYRWNIFK